A window of the Vigna angularis cultivar LongXiaoDou No.4 chromosome 3, ASM1680809v1, whole genome shotgun sequence genome harbors these coding sequences:
- the LOC108325616 gene encoding transcriptional regulator SUPERMAN has translation MEGNYLNRNSTTTPQREDSFGFEEHTWGNSWPARNYACSFCKREFRSAQALGGHMNVHRRDRARLRSSLSSWVSECPKPNPSTKPNNPTLLPTSSSPSPLSDQSLNCPHPSPLCTPCLTLSSAPPFPGSTSGDKKPRLTPSHSQSPLLSPQSCEIKMMLMTSSNTRNDEEMKGCVEEEEEHKGFKDNEQNITLELGIGLIKHQEEKLDLELRLGHF, from the coding sequence ATGGAAGGAAACTATCTGAACAGAAATAGTACTACTACTCCACAGAGAGAAGATAGCTTTGGCTTTGAGGAGCATACATGGGGAAATTCATGGCCTGCTAGAAACTATGCTTGTAGCTTTTGCAAGAGAGAGTTTAGGTCTGCTCAAGCATTGGGGGGACACATGAATGTTCACAGAAGGGATAGGGCTAGATTGAGATCATCCTTGTCTTCATGGGTTTCTGAATGCCCTAAACCTAACCCTAGCACTAAACCTAATAACCCAACTCTTCTTCCaacatcttcttcaccatctcCTTTATCTGATCAGTCTTTGAACTGTCCACATCCTTCTCCACTTTGCACTCCTTGTCTCACTTTGTCTTCTGCACCACCCTTCCCAGGTTCTACCAGTGGAGACAAGAAACCAAGACTCACACCTTCTCATTCTCAGTCTCCTCTTTTGAGTCCTCAAAGCTGCGAAATTAAGATGATGTTGATGACAAGTAGCAACACAAGGAATGATGAGGAAATGAAGGGCTgtgtggaggaggaggaggagcacAAGGGTTTCAAGGACAATGAGCAAAACATTACTTTGGAATTAGGAATAGGGTTGATTAAACACCAAGAGGAGAAGTTAGACTTGGAGCTTCGACTTGGGCATTTCTAG